CGAGCTCGGATAGCTCACTTCAGGACTCGCACTCTCCCTACGATGGGTTCAAATTTGCGTATCACTTCGAGTGACACTCGATGTCCCACTCATTCTGCTTTCTAGACGACATTGCCACGGCTGACTTGGCGTTTGATGCGTCCGGTGATTCTCTCCAAGAACTCTTTCACGGGGCTACGTGTGCAGTCATCGACGCGATGGCCGATCCTTCGACAGTCGGGTCTGCCTGGCGGAAATCAGTGGAACGAACAGAAGAGGATCCTGCCGAACTGTTGTTCGATTGGCTCTCGGATCTGGTGTACTGGAAAGATGCGGATGGAGTCGTATTCAGTACATTCACACTCACGATCACATGCGGAGACAACGGCTCTTGGCATCTGAAGGGGGAGCTGTGTGGGGAGTCGGTCAATGGATTGGTGCAGGTGTTACGGAACGATGTGAAGGGGATTACAAAGCATCTGTATCATGTTAGGCAAAAGGGGATGTGTTGGCATGCGCGGGTAGTGGTGGACGTATGAAGCTTCACACAGAGATGAAAGTCAATCGGATTACTGATGAGGTGTGGGAAATTCCTATCAGTGAGAAGGCTGGCATGTTGGTTCCAGCACGGATCTATGCGACACCGACTATTCTGCAATCGATGGACGCCGGCGTGTTCGAGCAGGTGACGAACGTCGCCTGCCTCCCCGGTATTAGACGTTATGCTCTGTGCATGCCAGATGGACATTGGGGGTATGGCTTCCCCATTGGAGGTGTTGCTGCCTTCGATGTCCGTAACGGGATCATCTCGCCTGGTGGTGTTGGGTATGACGTGAATTGCGGCATGCGGCTAATGAGGACCAATCTCACGCAGAAGGACGTGCAGCCATTGCTCGAACGATTGATGACGGAACTATTCCGGAGAGTGCCTGCCGGGGTCGGTGCGAGCGGGTCCGTACAGCTGGACCGCTCGTCGTTCGAGGATGTCATGGTCCGCGGGGCCCGATGGTGTATTGAGAATGGCTATGGCTGGCCTCAAGATCTTGAAGCGATGGAGGAGAGAGGCTGTATCGGCGGGGCCGATCCATCCAAAGTCAGCGACCGGGCGATCAGTCGAGGGATCAATCAACTAGGGACCTTGGGATCAGGGAACCACTATCTTGAAGTGCAGGTGGTATCAACCGATCGAATCTTTGATCAAGAAACAGCCTCAGCCTGGGGCATCACCGGTCATGACCAGATTGTTGTGATGGTCCACTGCGGATCTCGCGGGTTCGGTCATCAGGTCGCAAGCGATTATCTCAAAGTATTTGAGAAGGCGATGCGACGATATGGAATTTCCGTGAAAGACCAGCAGCTAGCCTGCGCCCCGT
This Nitrospira sp. DNA region includes the following protein-coding sequences:
- a CDS encoding archease, which translates into the protein MSHSFCFLDDIATADLAFDASGDSLQELFHGATCAVIDAMADPSTVGSAWRKSVERTEEDPAELLFDWLSDLVYWKDADGVVFSTFTLTITCGDNGSWHLKGELCGESVNGLVQVLRNDVKGITKHLYHVRQKGMCWHARVVVDV
- a CDS encoding RtcB family protein is translated as MKLHTEMKVNRITDEVWEIPISEKAGMLVPARIYATPTILQSMDAGVFEQVTNVACLPGIRRYALCMPDGHWGYGFPIGGVAAFDVRNGIISPGGVGYDVNCGMRLMRTNLTQKDVQPLLERLMTELFRRVPAGVGASGSVQLDRSSFEDVMVRGARWCIENGYGWPQDLEAMEERGCIGGADPSKVSDRAISRGINQLGTLGSGNHYLEVQVVSTDRIFDQETASAWGITGHDQIVVMVHCGSRGFGHQVASDYLKVFEKAMRRYGISVKDQQLACAPFASVEGQDYFSAMNCAANTAFANRQVITHQIREAFTAVFGRSAEELGMELVYDVAHNIAKVERYPEGELVVHRKGSTRALGPGSPELPPRYRTTGQPVICGGSMETGSYLLAGTAGAVRDTFASTMHGSGRTMSRAQAKKAIRGEQVQKQMKQRGILVKAVSMSGLAEEAGFAYKDISEVVETVDRAGITKKVAELRPIGNIKG